The following are from one region of the Salmo salar chromosome ssa27, Ssal_v3.1, whole genome shotgun sequence genome:
- the LOC106588226 gene encoding uncharacterized protein translates to MEEEQDFTLSGPNTARIDADLRDDNFDKLAADYFGSQTGETLNLNEKPCKNRLLIQVGLLREDNQLSWGAVVDWLQKIFPMYQSADFRCLIERGIATTLSLSGDARRAFLESNVNFEFVGPICDSIGVGRADLLEMTDFSEQAESIEVTNGLILELSNFVIREKIDPIILVSWLRQFDPEFCSDGNIQKASKVLQAKLKKFRLHYRNYQTTRHRRNAQMETFLQSPFELVKDPTDGKKSGKRGRKKRVFLSKLDKPVVKVFKEENETFAITPNEESVWEPYSQVKVKEEYESPTEESPHAMNQNSLILIENPDASKGEALTLLDIAMLSVQKLSSVYGGKTDASKQVSLDLLKNQYTLTCKENVAMKFFEEKVVSLKDQHSMASPLRFLHYNAHFLVDVHDAIEQQMMSFENEIMQSTGEKLGRDRNPKFRRFVNFSESSTSRYIHMACDVLSPRAASKQNYRKHWIAFCEEKNNPSKLTVNRSNRFNNYFEAAAGLIHHHGEIALFFSDLLLLNNDECPNVILESVTDDANDDVIQSLVCVLAIVYCKILGPYWQLLKSGGEYSLFSQYILCLYQKLLEWAKDASALLEPDTIANVFLQLPLQEKTFDGVFSYFTTGMGHIHVDLIRVCLQKMVKVIAAVTEVNLSDFLPGGAHCHNPPLEISTQLTTCTFCVLMAEYPFGHAYPYKRKRPDRLTNLASNIYEEPEGHSIPSESGSPGGATNAERATSDPVPREEYSPPSKKKSLDQSKTQKRPVGRPRKYPGSVTKDQQDETNRNTVIAAVAKNGGPCTCEQDVDRLLARLDGTSHAQKREAIRCEISYQKLVLDSRDPSLNHIGFSLADMISKLKSVLPGDVCSLDDVSASVQENEHANEHNEQQSEHDTVTITPADAQSGQSVDYESNKGVLGKGQRGIDLGGNKNIVSYQSYRGNFDEFS, encoded by the coding sequence agacttctgATCCAAGTGGGACTTCTGAGAGAAGACAACCAACTCTCCTGGGGGGCAGTGGTAGACTGGCTTCAAAAGATTTTCCCAATGTATCAGTCTGCAGATTTCCGTTGTCTGATTGAAAGAGGCATTGCAACAACTTTAAGTTTGAGTGGAGATGCAAGACGAGCCTTCCTTGAGTCAAATGTTAACTTTGAATTCGTTGGCCCAATATGTGACAGCATTGGAGTTGGTAGAGCTGATCTTTTGGAAATGACAGATTTTTCTGAGCAAGCAGAGTCTATTGAGGTCACAAATGGTTTGATACTTGAGTTGAGTAACTTTGTCATCAGGGAGAAAATTGACCCCATTATCTTGGTGTCTTGGTTACGTCAATTTGACCCAGAGTTTTGTAGTGATGGTAACATCCAGAAAGCTAGCAAAGTCCTTCAGGCAAAGCTAAAAAAATTCAGACTACATTACCGCAATTACCAAACAACCAGACATAGAAGAAATGCTCAGATGGAAACCTTCCTTCAAAGTCCATTTGAACTTGTTAAAGACCCAACTGACGGAAAGAAATCGGGCAAAAGAGGAAGAAAGAAAAGAGTCTTTTTGTCAAAACTTGATAAGCCAGTGGTGAAAGTCTTCAAAGAAGAAAATGAGACTTTTGCCATAACACCAAACGAAGAGAGTGTATGGGAACCTTACTCTCAGGTGAAAGTGAAAGAAGAATACGAGTCTCCAACTGAAGAAAGTCCTCATGCAATGAACCAAAACTCACTCATTTTGATAGAGAATCCTGATGCAAGCAAAGGAGAAGCCCTCACACTGCTTGACATCGCTATGCTCTCTGTCCAAAAACTGTCAAGTGTGTATGGTGGAAAGACTGATGCTTCCAAACAAGTTTCCCTTGATCTTCTCAAAAACCAGTACACACTAACATGTAAAGAAAATGTAGCAATGAAATTCTTTGAAGAGAAAGTTGTGTCTCTTAAAGATCAACATTCCATGGCATCACCCTTGCGTTTTCTACACTACAATGCCCATTTTCTTGTTGACGTTCATGACGCAATTGAACAGCAGATGATGAGCTTCGAAAATGAGATCATGCAATCTACTGGAGAAAAACTAGGCCGTGACAGGAACCCGAAATTCCGAAGATTTGTGAACTTTTCTGAAAGTTCTACGTCACGCTACATCCACATGGCCTGTGATGTCTTGAGTCCTCGTGCTGCATCAAAGCAAAACTACAGAAAACACTGGATAGCTTTCTGTGAAGAGAAGAACAATCCCTCCAAACTAACAGTCAACCGCTCAAACCGATTTAATAACTACTTTGAAGCAGCAGCGGGTCTCATACACCATCATGGTGAGATTGCCCTTTTCTTTTCCGACCTGCTCTTACTGAACAACGATGAATGCCCCAATGTAATTCTGGAGAGTGTTACTGATGATGCCAATGATGACGTCATACAGTCACTTGTATGCGTTCTCGCCATTGTCTACTGCAAAATCCTGGGGCCTTACTGGCAACTTCTGAAGAGTGGAGGAGAGTACTCACTTTTTAGCCAGTATATACTCTGCCTCTACCAAAAACTGCTTGAGTGGGCTAAGGATGCCTCAGCCCTCCTTGAGCCAGATACCATTGCAAATGTGTTTCTCCAGTTGCCTCTGCAAGAGAAGACCTTTGATGGGGTTTTTTCATACTTCACAACTGGCATGGGACACATCCATGTTGACCTAATAAGGGTCTGTCTGCAGAAGATGGTGAAAGTAATCGCGGCTGTCACTGAGGTCAATCTGAGTGATTTTTTGCCTGGAGGCGCACATTGTCACAACCCCCCTCTGGAAATTTCCACACAGCTGACAACCTGCACATTTTGCGTCTTGATGGCCGAATACCCCTTTGGTCATGCCTACCCATACAAAAGGAAGAGGCCAGATCGACTTACGAACCTTGCATCAAATATATACGAAGAACCAGAGGGCCACTCTATTCCATCTGAAAGTGGTTCTCCTGGTGGTGCAACAAATGCAGAGAGGGCAACATCTGACCCTGTTCCAAGAGAAGAGTACTCTCCTCCTTCCAAGAAAAAGTCTCTTGACCAAAGCAAAACCCAGAAGAGGCCAGTAGGACGTCCGAGAAAATATCCTGGTTCAGTGACAAAGGACCAGCAAGACGAAACAAACAGAAACACGGTAATTGCTGCTGTTGCAAAAAACGGAGGACCTTGCACCTGTGAGCAAGATGTTGACAGACTATTGGCCCGACTAGATGGGACAAGCCATGCTCAAAAGCGCGAAGCAATCCGCTGTGAGATCAGTTACCAAAAACTGGTCCTGGACTCCAGAGACCCAAGCCTGAATCATATTGGTTTTTCACTCGCAGACATGATCTCTAAGCTGAAAAGTGTGTTGCCTGGTGACGTGTGTAGTTTGGATGATGTCTCAGCCTCTGTACAAGAGAATGAGCATGCCAACGAGCATAATGAACAACAGAGCGAGCATGACACTGTCACTATAACCCCTGCTGATGCTCAATCTGGTCAGAGTGTTGACTATGAAAGCAACAAAGGGGTTTTGGGAAAGGGTCAAAGAGGTATTGACTTGGGTGGAAACAAAAACATTGTTTCCTACCAGAGCTACAGAGGTAACTTTGATGAATTTTCCTAG
- the LOC106588228 gene encoding solute carrier family 52, riboflavin transporter, member 2 has product MAGTWWNSAAFTHVLVALFGMGSWISVNCLWVELPVVVRVLPEEWNLPVYLSVLIAFGNIGPIAVTITHHCAPGQLNERLVIHSIQVLAVVASIFLAIFWSQVATVAGEVRSVPYLLLTFVLALVCCTSNVTFLPFMFRYPPQYIRTFFVGQGLSALFPCFVALGQGVGKLECKSKNGTVQAHYLEENFPAQDFFWFLFVMLTISALCFMALTRREITEPASQETPEPEMVMTKDNGEETHPLQNGGTLLSEDQVELEKASPVQTFWTPRNIYLLVLLGVSNALTNGVLPSVQSFSCLPYGTMTYHLSVVLGNIANPLACFVAMFVLCRSSVGLGFMSVAGGVFAAYLMALAVLSPCPPLLGSPAGVSLVVVSWIIFTGLFSYLKVVIGTLLHEAGHAALLWCGVFIQAGSLIGALSMFPLVSIYHIFARSQDCVDNCS; this is encoded by the exons ATGGCGGGTACTTGGTGGAATAGTGCCGCTTTTACTCACGTCCTTGTGGCTCTTTTCGGTATGGGTTCCTGGATTTCCGTGAACTGTCTCTGGGTTGAGCTACCCGTGGTTGTCAGAGTTCTGCCTGAAG AGTGGAACCTGCCGGTCTATCTGTCAGTACTGATAGCCTTTGGGAATATAGGTCCGATTGCTGTGACCATAACGCATCACTGTGCCCCAGGACAGTTAAATGAGCGCCTGGTCATCCACAGTATCCAGGTTCTAGCAGTGGTGGCATCAATCTTCCTAGCCATCTTTTGGTCACAGGTGGCCACTGTGGCAGGGGAAGTGAGATCCGTACCATATCTGCTGCTCACGTTTGTTTTGGCTCTGGTTTGCTGTACGTCCAATGTCACCTTCTTGCCCTTCATGTTCCGCTACCCCCCTCAATACATCCGCACATTCTTTGTTGGCCAGGGGCTCAGTGCCCTGTTCCCATGTTTTGTGGCTTTGGGGCAGGGTGTGGGGAAATTGGAGTGCAAATCGAAGAATGGCACAGTACAGGCACACTACCTGGAAGAGAACTTCCCTGCCCAGGACTTCTTTTGGTTCCTGTTTGTAATGCTGACAATCTCAGCCCTCTGCTTCATGGCTTTGACGCGTAGAGAAATAACAGAGCCAGCATCACAGGAGACCCCAGAGCCTGAGATGGTGATGACAAAGGATAATGGGGAGGAGACCCACCCGCTCCAGAATGGAGGAACACTGTTGTCTGAGGACCAGGTGGAGTTGGAGAAAGCATCCCCGGTCCAAACCTTCTGGACGCCACGCAACATCTACCTGCTGGTGCTACTAGGTGTGTCCAACGCCCTGACCAACGGAGTCCTTCCCTCTGTCCAGAGCTTCTCCTGTCTGCCCTATGGCACCATGACCTATCACCTTTCTGTGGTCCTTGGCAACATTGCAAACCCATTGGCCTGCTTTGTGGCCATGTTTGTCCTCTGCAG GTCATCTGTGGGTCTTGGTTTCATGTCTGTAGCAGGTGGGGTCTTTGCAGCCTACCTCATGGCTCTTGCAGTGCTCAGCCCCTGCCCTCCTCTCTTGGGGAGCCCTGCTGGTGTATCCTTGGTG GTGGTGTCCTGGATCATCTTCACTGGTCTGTTCTCTTACCTGAAGGTAGTTATTGGGACGCTGCTCCACGAGGCTGGCCATGCTGCTTTGCTGTGGTGCGGTGTCTTCATCCAGGCTGGCTCACTGATAGGAGCCCTCTCCATGTTCCCCCTGGTCAGCATTTACCACATATTTGCAAGGTCTCAGGACTGTGTGGACAACTGCAGTTAG
- the LOC106588229 gene encoding riboflavin transporter 2-like, which produces MSLFIHILACLFGMGSWVSINGLWVELPLIVPQIPEGWYLPSYLSVLIQMANVGPLFITLMHRFRPGVLNETVVIYVIISLGVVASFLLAFFWKETLVVAGVPRSVALLLLTFFLSTVDCTSSVTFLPFMMRLKPQYLTTYFVGEGVSGLLPALVALVQGVGVVHCNNCTRMINDTGSVSLSYELQAHYQPANFSAEVFFFFLCAMMLVCLGAFILLNYHPAVAQERPNARYPNGVLEKGEAAQMNPTEQKAMIKQSDIKTKSCFGTGMYSRIQVLYMFFILAWVNGLTNVVLPSVQSYSCLPYGNSAYHLSATMAAVSNPLACFIAMFFPTRSLLLLGALTLFGSGVGAYIIGMAVLSPCPLLVNETSGTFLIVGSWIFFILTLSYVKVIIGVILRDEGHSALVWCGAVVQLGSFMGAVTMFPLVSVYSLFLSGDPCNTKCP; this is translated from the exons ATGTCACTTTTCATCCATATATTGGCCTGCCTGTTTGGCATGGGCTCCTGGGTGTCTATCAATGGACTATGGGTAGAGCTGCCTCTCATCGTGCCCCAGATCCCCGAGGGTTGGTACCTGCCATCCTACCTATCCGTCCTCATCCAGATGGCCAACGTGGGACCCCTGTTCATCACCCTCATGCACCGCTTCCGCCCTGGGGTGCTCAACGAGACAGTGGTCATCTATGTGATCATCTCCCTGGGCGTGGTGGCCAGCTTTCTCCTGGCCTTCTTCTGGAAGGAGACGCTGGTGGTGGCGGGCGTCCCTCGCAGCGTggccctcctcctccttaccttctTCCTCTCCACTGTGGACTGCACCTCCTCTGTCACCTTCCTGCCCTTCATGATGCGTCTGAAGCCCCAGTACCTCACCACCTACTTTGTGGGGGAGGGTGTCAGTGGTCTGCTACCTGCCCTGGTAGCCCTGGTCCAGGGGGTGGGGGTGGTTCACTGTAACAACTGCACTCGGATGATAAATGACACTGGCTCAGTCAGTCTTAGCTACGAACTTCAGGCTCACTACCAGCCGGCCAACTTCTCAGCTGAGgtgttcttcttcttcctctgtgCCATGATGTTGGTGTGCCTGGGAGCCTTCATCCTTCTGAACTACCACCCTGCCGTGGCCCAGGAACGCCCAAATGCCCGCTACCCTAACGGGGTGCTGGAGAAAGGCGAGGCAGCTCAGATGAACCCGACAGAGCAGAAGGCCATGATCAAACAGTCTGATATCAAGACCAAAAGCTGCTTTGGGACTGGGATGTACAGCCGGATACAGGTGCTGTACATGTTCTTCATCCTGGCCTGGGTCAATGGACTGACTAACGTTGTGCTTCCCTCAGTGCAGTCCTACTCTTGTCTGCCCTATGGAAACAGTGCCTACCACTTATCGGCCACCATGGCTGCGGTGTCCAACCCTCTAGCCTGCTTTATTGCCATGTTTTTCCCAACAAG GTCCTTATTGCTGTTGGGGGCTCTCACATTGTTTGGCAGTGGGGTTGGAGCCTACATTATAGGCATggcagtactgagtccatgtccTCTGCTGGTCAATGAAACCTCAGGAACCTTCCTCATT GTGGGCTCCTGGATCTTCTTCATCCTCACTTTGTCCTATGTTAAGGTGATCATTGGAGTTATCCTCCGTGATGAGGGCCACAGTGCCCTCGTGTGGTGTGGAGCAGTGGTGCAGTTGGGGTCCTTCATGGGTGCAGTTACCATGTTTCCCTTGGTCAGTGTGTATAGTTTATTTTTATCAGGAGACCCATGTAATACAAAGTGCCCTTAA